In Mycteria americana isolate JAX WOST 10 ecotype Jacksonville Zoo and Gardens chromosome 4, USCA_MyAme_1.0, whole genome shotgun sequence, the genomic stretch ACAGAACCTTTGAGCAGAAGAACAGGAGTATCTACCTGCCGGCTTAACAGCTAATAGTTAAAACTATCAGAACAATATGAGttagaaactttctttttaatggaagtgCAATTTTAAGCAGAACGGTGATCGATGATcctgtgggtggttttttttattcaaacTAATAATGCAGATTCCTTTCCCTTTGCACAAGAACACTAAACTGTAAAATGCCTttcaaatagaaacatttttccattagAACCTCCACATACCTGTAAAGTGACTAGAAGAGGTTAGTCTAGTGTGTTGCAACATGCAAAGGCAAAGCGCACATGCTTCTGAACTCAGAATTTGTCAGTTAAGTGGAAATGCTGGCTTGCAAGCAAATCCATATGCAAAAGAAATTTACCGATCATGTAAGATGTttactacaaaacaaacaaacaaaaaaacaaactctgAAAGCTAATTATTGCCTTTCAGTATGGAAAGCTGGGCAGCTTTCGCAAGACCTTAATATCCAACATTTGCGTTACAggcatatttctttaaaatggaggagaaatgAGGCCTCAAGaacttaaaaacacacacaaaatccgtttgcttttttgcattttatgcttCACTTATAGAAATACAAGGCTGCTACCTACTTAACTCCTGTGTTTACTACCTCCATTAAAATCAGAATGTGaatgattttgtatttctgtacacAGCCTGTGTACCAGTAATTACCTATTTGAAGGGTAACGCATCCTTTCAATACCACTTGGGCTGGTTCCCAAAGCATCTGCTGAAAAAAAGTCTCATCCAGGCATGTTCAACAGAACAACTCCATGGTCCACGCGGGCCAGGAGACAGCATGTGCTGAGCCAAGGCCAGACAATCAGACCTCCTTGTTAGCTGGCTGGGGGCTCAGAAGTCCTGTCAGGgagccagctgcccaggcagACTCAAGCTCCTCTCAGAACCATAGAAccaatatctcaagttggaaaggacccataaggatcatcgagtccaacaccctgctccttgcaggactacctaaaactaaaccgtatgactaagagcgtcgtccaggcgttccttgaactctgacaggcttggtgccgtgaccacttccccggggagcctgttccagcgaCCTGCTGTTCAGCCACCCATGGGTCAAAGGAAGAGGCGGCAAAGGATATGGCATAATGAAGGGTTACAGTCTCCTGAAAAGAAAGCGTAGACcaaggagaggctgcaggaagaGAGAGGTGGAGTGAAGCCACAGGACGAGGGAAGTAATGTTTCTTTGGACTTGCATTGATAAATGGGACTTTCTAAAAGATGTCTCACTAATTCAAGTCAAACACATAATCAAAACTTCACAAAGTAGGGTCATTGTCCATAACAAGGAAGACAAGTAGCTCATTACCCAAATTTTCAGTGTGATAAAAAACAACTTCAAGCCTTTTCTATTCACCGTACAAAGACAACTAATGACAGGGCAGTCTTAATACTAGACTACACGTCACAGGCTCATCCCTGCAAGATACAGGAGAACATCAAAATGCCAGAATAACTTTTAGCGTACCCAGTACCTGAAactcttgtatttttattaaagattttcagttttaaaaaaggacaaaattaaaactgCCTCAGTCTACAGAAATCTGTGTGGACTGGAGCACACCTTTCTTTTCTGACCTGAACCAAATTGTGAAGCTTTATCCAACTCACATGTGCTGAGCCAGCATTTTCTCCaaataaactctttttcttcccttgttccTGCCCTCCACACAAATACTCAGACAGCCATGCAccaagcccaggaaaaaaaataaaaaaacaaccaaacaaaacaacaaggaACCAAACCAGTcagttttaaacacagaaaagctcCTTGATTCAGTTTGTCTTGTAACCACACAAACCATCCTCAATGCAAAGGAAGGTGGGTGAGTGAGCAAGAAGGCTACTACTTTCCCAGCTCATAACACATCAAAAATTACACACTGAGAACAAGGCCATACCAACTCCCAAGCAGGACTGAATCTTTCAAAGATGAAATAAGCTTTACAGTTCATTGTATCTACTTTTTAACCCTAACCGAAGCTGCATGTCTCACGATGAGATGCCTGTACACAGGGATTTCTAGTTCTACAGAtttatttccacaaaatattttgaaaaaagaaggGACAGAAGATTACACGCACCACcacccccaactcccccccctcccccgcttaAGTGGCAGAAGTTTACAGAGCCGTAAGAGTGCTGTTACTCCAAGAGGACTACAGTACTCATCTATCTTACTTCTGATCTCTGGAAGGATCCAAAGTAGTAGTCTAAGCCTCTCTGAAAGAAGACGTAAGATTTTTAGACAAAACGGACTTTTTTGAGAGAAAACAATACAGTGCTTGACTCAGATAACAGAATCTTCTAAATAAATCCACTGAAATTGCTCACGAACataattctgtcattttaaattcACCCCAAGTCCTTAGAAACACAAGGTTCCTGCAACACTTTATCAAAGCTGAAACAAGTTCCTTAAGACATTAACTGAACTGTGCACACTTTGGTGGTAGGTGGACTGTACGCTATCTTAACCTCATTCTAAAAACCAGGTTTATTGCCTAAATTCCACTGCAGTTTCTTTCATCCATACGCCGGGTGCCGCCCAGAAAAATCGATTGTCAAAACTTTAACAAGAGTTAGCTGTAAGTTAAACTTCGGAAAGACTTCAAAACCTTCGTCCTTCTCCACTTCCTCCTTTGAAAGCCATCTTCCCCACCAACAAATCGGGTTACAGTCTACAGCAAACATCTGagtcgtaaaaaaaaaaaaaaaaaaaaaaataaaaaagaaaagccaggtaGGACGGTTCAGCAGAGCGGCTGCGGACAGCGAGCCGACGAACGAAGCGGCCACAGGGGTACCTTCACGGAGCCGCGGGAGTGCCTGGCCGCGGCcagcgctggggcagggggcagccccTGGGGCCCGGCCACGGCCCCGCGGCTCTGCGCGGCAGCGGGCACCGGCTCCGGTGGGCGAGCGGGGGGACAGGGCCGCGCCCGGGCGGGACAGGGCGCGGGTGACAGGCGCCCCTCGGCCCGGCCTGCCCCGGCAGGAAGGAGCCGGCGGCCAGGGCGCCGCGAGGGCCGGGGCGGTGGCGCCGGGCCCgcggggcggcgccggggctccgctccccgccACTCCGAGGAAcgagccggggcaggggccgccgccgcctcccccccccgcggcccgCCGCGGCCGAGCCCGGGCCTCCCGCCCCGCCACTCACCAGGATGCGCTTGAAGAGCGCGTTCTCCTTGGGCGGCAGGCTCACCGACGGCAtcctccccgccgctcccgctcccgccgctggCTCCGGCGCCGCCGAGGAACTCCGGGGAGGGGGGTGGGCGGACGGGCTGCGTCCCGTCCCCGCTGTTCGGTCGCCGCTGCCGGGAGCCTCCCCGCCGGAGTCTGGCTGCTACCAccgcctccccaccccccccgcccgccctcaaACCGCCGCGCTCTCgccggccgcgggcccggcccctcccggccgCCGTCTGCGcgccgggctgccccgcgccgcgccgagccccggGCGGCGGCTCACGTGGTAACTGAGCAGGCCGGAGAGAGGCGCCGCCAAAATGGCCACCGCAGAGGGCTTCCCCAGCCGGGTCACGACGGCCCGCGCGCATGCGCCGCGACCCCGCGCCGGCGTCGGCCCCGCCCTCGCCCCCGCCAGGTgtgccggggcgggccggggaggggaggggaaggacacCCCGGTGCCCCGCTGAGtcagggcccggccccggggcggcgcggcgcggcgctccccgccgAGCAGACCCTGCGGGCCCCTGCCCGCGGCCAGGTGCTTGTACTTCAGGCTGTCGCCCGCGCGGGGCGGACACGGATTAGCCCTGAGGGACGGGGCGCCTTTTCTCCACGCGCGTGGGCTGAAGCAGGAGGGGGCGGGTGGCGGGCGCAGCTCTGCCCACGCCCGCAGCGGCCGCCCAGCCTCGCAGAGCCGGTTCCACGCGCGGAGGGGACAGGCAACCCGCTGTCGCTGCCGCTCTGTACCGTCAGCAAACGCAGTGAAGGGCGGGTGTTGCGCAGCAGGCGCGCGGCCCGCCCGGCCTCGTGCGGGGGAGCGCCTCCGCTCGCGGCGCCCGGGGGAgacgcggggcggggcggggcggggcgggacgggacgcgCGAgtcgccgggcggggcggggcggccccgcccctgTGGGtggagccgggccgagccgacaAGATGGCGGCGGCACTGAGGATGGCGAAGCGCTTGCGGCTGGTGGCGGGAGCGCCGAGTCTCGGTgagcggcggtggcggcggcagTAGCAGAGCGGGGCCTGGCTCGCCGTGACTCGGGGTAGCGGGGAGCCCGTTTGGGTTTAAGCGAGCGGGAGTCTGCTCCGCTCTATCCCGAGAGCGTTGTGCGTTAGCGGGCTGCGACCGTGCCCCGGGGCCTGTCCGCTGACCGTGGGAGTTCGGCTGCTTGCGGGGGGGCCGGCGCTGTGCCCGTTAGCTGGAGCGCTCCTCGCTTCACGGCTGGAATTAAAGCAAGCTGCGGTGGcagttttcctcttttaatttttttaatacaaaccaATTAGtcatgtattattattttttttttgtcgaCATTAAGTCGGTGCTGCTTCCAGGCCGGGGGGAGGACCCGCCGTTCCCCGCCGCGGCTGTGCTGCCGGCCCTCCTCAGGACGGCTGTGCCGGGGTGCGGGCAGGTGGGGAAGGCCCGCGGGTGGGAGCCTTCTGCGGGGGACGGTGAGAGGCGTCGCAAGCAGGAGGTGCGGTAGGGCGCGGGCTGTGCGGCCAGGGGAGAGGCACTGCTCGGAGCTGTTGGCAGCGCCCCGTCCCCTCTCGCCTCTCCCTCGGATCAGGGAGTGCGTGCTGCGGTATATCTACAGATGGGTGACCTATAATAATGTTATGGGGCCGTTTACACATGATAATGaactttgtttgggtttttttcccctgattgtATGTGTCAGTAATTGACTTCGTAGTCTAAACCTGAGAAGCGTTAACACGTTTGTAATCTCTTGCCTTTTTAGCTTTTACTCGTTCTGCATTTGTTGCAAAAAGACGTAATTATGACCAGCCAAACTGGTTTGGAGTTGGCTTGGCTTTTAGCACCACTGCTGCCTTGTGGGCTCTTGTaagtgtttttatttggttttgttgaaCTTAACTATTCCCAAACCACAGTGATCTGAAGATGATGACTACAACCTACTTAGTTGATTGGGGTGATGGACAGTCATAGCAGGTGTCAAGACTGAAGCATGATATATTGATTAGTTATGTTTTCCCAAATCTATGTTGCACTTTTCTGTATAAAACTGAACAACTTATTAAGCTTCTCTGTTGCAAACTGAAAACAGCCACAAAGAAGAATTAATTCTTCAAGCCGGTTGGTTTAAGTCTTTGACATTATTTTCTGCAATGgatcttaaaaaaacacacaccccacaaaaccaaaaacctaggGATGTGCCTCAATAATGTTGTGTTTATCAGGCTACCGATGCAGTctcttctcatttttcagctgtagtCAATTAAGACCCCCTTTTCCTGAGCAGAGtgcatgttgtggtttagccccagccggcaactaagcaccacgcagccgctcgctcactccccctcggtgggatgggggaaagaatcggaagagcaaaagtaagaaaacttgagggttgagataaaaacagtttaatagggaaagcaaaagccgcgcacgcaagcaaagcaaaacaaggaattaattcactccttcccatggtcaggcaggtgttcagccatctccaggaaagcagggctccagcacgcgtaacggttacttgggaagacaaacgccatcactccaaatgtccccccttccttcttcttccccagctttatatactgagcgtgatgtcatgtggtatggaatagccctttggccagtttggatcaactatcctgcctgtgtcccctcccagcttcttctgcatctggcagagcatgggaagctgaaaagtccttgactagtacagcaacaactaaaacatctctgtattatcaacactgttttcagcacaaatccaaaacatagccccataccagccactataaagaaaattaactctgtctcagctgaaaccaggacagtgcaGATGTAAGATGTTCCCTGTTTCAGAGAACTCACAGGCTAGATGTTGATAAAGCAAGCCGGGTGTAGTAGCTCTCGCAAAGAAATGTGCAGGATAAGCAGCACTCCCATGATGACAACGCTTTTCAGGGTGGGGTGGATTCCCTTTGGGGTTTTCCCcagttttgggggggtggtggatTGATTGATAGTAGGAACCACCCCCCCTCAATCAACCAGCAGAAAATGCTTGAGAAAGgtgtggaaaaaaatgcctcACTGCACAATTGATAATTTATAGATAATTTAGTCCGTATTGTCCCAATTCTCAATAATTATGTATTGTTTTACATTCCAGTAATAGCAATTTTATATTCTGTAGAAATCTTTTTGTTCTCTGGTTCCAGCTGTGCATTGCATAGCTGTTTATCATATACTGCTATTTTATAGCTTGTCAAGCAGCATAATGAAGATGTAATGgaatatgaaagaagaaaagaagagcgACAACATAAGTGTACAGAATGTTCATAGTAAGTATGTACATACGGATGCTTTTGACTTAGCTAAACACAAATTCTGCAGATCTTTGACTTCTGTTAGCAATCAAGATTTTGGACTgacttattttcttcccttactaTTTTCCTTAATACTTTATATCTTGGCTTTTGCTATTCTTCTAACTCTTTCCCAGTTTTAATGTGATAAGGTGActgatttatattttcatatattcatTTTGTGTGCATATTCACTGCCAGCTTTCTGTCTTGAACATGCCAACTTTTGGAAAAAACCACATCTCTTACAGTGCCCATGATAAATCTAGGTCGCAAAGAGAATACTTTACAAGTGCTTTAGTGGCAGGGAGATCAAGGTCACTAAAAATAGCTTatctttgcctctttttttaaCAGGTCTAcagtgggaaatatttttttctcagtttcagttGTATAATGCACATAAGAATGATATAAAGTCAATGTCTGTAGCCTTGCCTTACAGTGCAAATTGTATGTGGTTATTGTCCTTTCCAATGTAAAAAACATAACTGTGTTTCTGCCAGCTAAAAATTCTGTTGGGGATTATGGTCTTGGAGCACTTAGTATGCCACATGAAAGAATTCAATAAACTAGGTATAGAAAAACTTGTAGTGCTGTAGTTATTTTTCCCATAAATATTCCTCTCCAgctaaaaatacagtatgttgTGAGATGTTTCTGATCATATTCATTGTCTCTATTTTCCTTGTTGCTGAgactctttttcctctttcttaggTTGACGGTATACTTGGTGAGATGTAGCATGATCACCACTTGACCTACAAATAAATGAGCACAGCAGAAGTACCAAGTATCTAAATACTTACATGTTCATACATTTCATGTGCagaattatgaaataaattataaaatctGGAAGAAACTTATGAAGACTTTTCTTACTGTTTATATTTCATTGTACTGGTCTTGAAATTGTTTTATGGGGCATTACTGTTTCATAGTTTATCAATGTTACTTTCAAAACTCTCTTTATTATCTTGGAAGGTATACTACAAAATTAGACATCAGTTCAGAGAAAGTTCAGCAAATATTCCAGAAGCTAAGTTGTACTCTTGCCCTGCCATCATTTTCATTGCTAAATTTATAAAATAAGCGATA encodes the following:
- the NDUFC1 gene encoding NADH dehydrogenase [ubiquinone] 1 subunit C1, mitochondrial isoform X2, whose protein sequence is MAAALRMAKRLRLVAGAPSLAFTRSAFVAKRRNYDQPNWFGVGLAFSTTAALWALLVKQHNEDVMEYERRKEERQHKCTECS
- the NDUFC1 gene encoding NADH dehydrogenase [ubiquinone] 1 subunit C1, mitochondrial isoform X1, with translation MAAALRMAKRLRLVAGAPSLAFTRSAFVAKRRNYDQPNWFGVGLAFSTTAALWALLVKQHNEDVMEYERRKEERQHKCTECS